In Leishmania major strain Friedlin complete genome, chromosome 19, the following proteins share a genomic window:
- the ATG8B.9 gene encoding putative ATG8/AUT7/APG8/PAZ2 has translation MSAYHSSNPVEARRAECARLQAKYPGHVAVVVEAAEKAGSKVHFLALPRDATVAELEAAVRQALGTSAKKVTLAIEGSTPAVTATVGDIADACKRDDGFLYVSVRTEQAMGAFASPCFSVA, from the coding sequence AggcccgccgcgccgagtgcgcgcgcctgcaggcCAAGTACCCCGGCCACGTCGCCGTGGTTGTCGAGGCGGCCGAAAAGGCCGGCAGCAAGGTGCACttcctcgcgctgccgcgcgacgccaccgtcgccgagctcgaggcggccgtgcgcCAGGCGCtcggcaccagcgccaagAAGGTGACGCTCGCCATCGAGGGCTCCACCCCGGCGGTGACCGCCACGGTCGGCGACATCGCCGACGCCTGCAAGCGGGACGACGGCTTCCTGTACgtgagcgtgcgcaccgaGCAGGCCATGGGCGCCTTTGCGAGTCCGTGCTTCTCCGTCGCTTAG